The window CCCCTGATAGCTCAGGTATGGAAGGTGGTTTGCAGCGGGGGCGGTGACAGCAGCGTCTGCCCCACCACGCAACACCGCTGGGCCGCGATGCGCAACTTGTCCAGCATGTCAGGCGGTGTGCCCGCGTGGGCCAGCAGATGCACATCGCAGACGATGGATTGGAAGGCCACTGGCACATCGAGCTCGATGCCCAGGGCGCCGCGCAGATCGGCAGTGGCTTTGACGCGAACTTCCAGCCGGGTCAGCTCGATCCCCATGAGGTTTGCCACCATCCGGATCGATGACTCCTGGCAGGCGGCCAGCGCGGCGCACAGCAGGTCGCCAGGGCAAGGCGCGTCATACGGCCCCCCCACACCGCTGTGCACGCCAAAGGGTATGGCAGCGGAGCCGCCGTTCACGACGTGAACCTGCGAATGAAAGGGGTCTGCCAGGTTGCTACCGCGTGTCAACGCCTCGTCGGTGACCAGGGCCGACGCAGGTGTCTGCTTGTATTGGGCACGCAAGTTCTTCTGGGCTTCGTAAACGCTGCTTGTCATGTCAATTCTCCTGAACAGTGGGGGTGGGTGACCCAGGCCTGGGCATCAGGCCTGCGCCGTGGAGGGATCGATGGTGGCAACGACCCGCGCCACGCTGTCGACCGGGAAGCCGCTGAGCCGGGCATGCTCGCGCACCTGTTGTTCGCTCGTGGCGTTGTAGATGCAATAGACCTTGTCGCCTGTCACATGGCTTTGGATCCATTGCAGGTCCGGGCCCATGCTGCTGAGCACGTCGCATGACGTGCGGGAGAGCGCTTGCAGGTCTGCGGCACTGGCTGCGCCAATACCGGCAACGGTGCGCTCGATCACGAATGTGGGCATGATGCTTTCTCTGCGGGAGTGGTACATGCCTCAACGGTACCGAGCAGGGTCACACCCGTCCTTTAAAGTTCGCAAGAAACCGCTAAATCTTCCTAACGATGGCGCTGTCGCAGGTGGCTGATGCAAGACAACTATCACTTTGACCGCTTTGAAGTCCGGCCAGCCGAGCGAGTGCTTTTGGTGGATGGCGCAGCGGCAGCCATTGGTGCCCGCGCTTTTGATCTGCTTGTGTGTCTCCTGGCGCACCGCGACAGGGTGGTGCCCAAAGCCGAGATCCTGGACGCCGTGTGGCCTGGCATGGTGGTGGAAGAAAACAATCTGTCAGTACAGATATCGGCCTTGCGCAAGCTGCTGGGGCCCCGCGCCATCGCCACGATTCCAGGCAAGGGGTACCGCTTTGCGCTGGCCCCCAAGCCCGGCAACGCACTACAGCCCAGCGCAGCACGACCAGTCCAGGAGGCCGCTGCCAGCCGACCGACCATCGCCGTGCTGCCTTTCCGCGTGCTGTCCGACGACCCGCATGTGGGCTTTCTGGCCGACGGCCTGGCGGAAGACGTCATTGCATTGTTGGCCCGCGTTCCCGGGTTTGTGTTGATCTCCCGGGCGTCGTCCTTTGCATTTCGTGGCAACGCGGTTGCCCTCCCTGAGGTGGCTCGCCAGCTGGGGGTTCGGTTTGTGGTGGAGGGCAGTGTCCGCCCGCACCGGGATCTTTTGCGGGTCTCCACACAGCTGATTGATGCGGCGTCTGGGCATGTCTTGTGGAGTGGCCGCTTCGACCGCCACCGCGATCAGGCGGTCGATTTGCAGGAAGACATCGCCCGGGGCATCATGTCCGAGTTGGAGCCCGAGCTGACGCGGGCCGAAATCGCCCACATTCGCCGCCAGCGCCCCGAGAACCTGAACGTATGGGCCCACTACCACCAGGCGATCGGATCGATCGCGATGCAGGGTTGGAGCCGCGATGCGATGACCGAGGCTCGGTCCCAGCTGCGCCAGGGCATTGCGCTGGAACCGGCTTTCGGTTTGGGCCATGCGCACTACGCGTTGCTGACGGCCTTGTCCATGAACATCGGATATCTGGCTTCTGACGCTCCGGGTACTGCCGATGAAGTCTTGAAGGCCGCTCAACAAGCTATCGAACTGGATGACGGAAGCTCCGAGGTGTTGGGCTATGCGGGCTGTGCCCTCAGTGACCTGGGACACCACGACCGTGGCATTGAGGTGCTTCAGCGTGCGCTGGAAATCGATCCGAGCAATGCCCAGGCCCATGTGGCACTGGGAGCATCGCTGGTTTTGAAGGGGCAACTGGAGCGCGGCATCGACACCATGCGGCTGGGCATGCGCCTCAGCCCGCGGGACCGGCGCCTGGGGTTCTGGAAGTGGGCGCTGGGCCTGTTCTTGTTGCGTGCAGAGCGGCTGGACGAAGCGCTGGCCGAGGCGCGATCGTCCGCGCAGCATGACCCCAAGTTTCATCTGGCACGCATTCTGGAGGCGGCGGTTCTGGACCGTCAGGGGCACACGGAGGGCGCTGCTGCAGCGGTGGCAACAGCCCGCCGGTTGTGCCCTGTGCTGACACCCGACGAAGTGGCCTGGACTTTTGGCCGCCGTGTGCGGGATCGACTGGTGTTGTGGTGGGGGCCTCCACCAGCCGGGTAGCGGCGCTGGCGGTCCGGCGTGGATGGGCGGCCACGAGCGCGTTTTCGCGTGGGCCCGCATTCGCGCAGCCACCCGTTGCGGTAGGTGCGTTCATGTGCGATGGGACTTTGCAACCAAACGTCTGCTTACGGCTGGGCTACGGGGTCACGGCTTAGACTGATTAGCATGCATCTACTGGACTACAACCCCGACGATCTTGACGTCACCATCACGGAGCTGCTCGTTGCCACCAGCGACTCTGCCGACCACGAGCTTCCCTCTGTGGTGTCAACCGTTCTGCAACTGTTGCGCAATCGCATGGGCATGGACGTCGCCTTCGTCTCTCAATTCGTGGATGGCCGTCGAACCATACAAGCGGTGGACAGCCTGTCAGATTTTTCTCCCCTGGAGCCCGGCATGTCCGATCCGGTCGAGGAGAGCTGGTGCCAACGCGTTGTGGAAGGCCGCCTGCCCGAGAAGATCGACAATGCCGCCCCCTACATCGCGTCCGGCAAAGCCCCTGATCCCGGGTTTCCGATTGGCACCCATCTAAGCGCACCTGTGCGCCTTGCTGGGGGTAAGGTCTACGGCACACTGTGCTGCTTCAGCCGCGGTGTGAAGGCGGATGGGGACATTGACCGCCTGCGGTATTCGGCAAATTTGCTGGCGCAGAAGCTGTCTCCGCAGGCTACGGAATCGACCTTTTGAAGCGTCGGTGTTGAATGCACACACCCTGTGTCAGTGAATTGACACAGATTGTTCAGCGAACTCCGAACATCAAATCCGAGGCTCTACGAGGGGCGCCGAGAGCAAGCGAAGCTCCTTGGCGCATCCGGCTCTCACATCGCCCAGATCCGAGGCGCCTCTCCATTCAGCCCCCACAAGACCCCCCGCCAAGCCACCCGCACGGCCTTGAGCAGCTTCATCGCGGGCTCTACCTGCGGTGCCAGCACGCGCACCACCACCATGCGGTCGTTGGGGCTGGTGGCCCCTGCAGTGGCCTTGACCTGGGGGTGTTGATCCATCACTGCACGGGCAGCGTCTAGCGCTGCGTCGCGGCGGGCGCGGTCCAGTGAGGAGCCCGTGGCAAAGAACATGCTGGCCATGCAACGATGGCCCGCTAAACCCAGCGGGCTGCTCAGCAGCCGGTCATCGGCGGCATCGATGACGCCGCGCTCCAGCCACAGGCCGGGCACTTCCAGGTGCTGGGTGAAGCGGCCTTGTTCAAACGGCTGACCCGCATGCGGCAGGCCCAGTGCGGTCACGTCCCAGGCCATGCACTCGGCGCCGGGGGCAAGGTTCAGCGTGAGGTGGTTTTCGGCATGGCAGGCGCTGTAGCACAGGGCTTCGAGCGGCAGCCACTCCAGGCGTGCGCCTTCGGCCAGGGTGAGGTGGCTGCGCTGCAGCGCCAGCGGGCCGGTGGAGCGGTAAAAGCGCGTAGCGCCGGGCGTGGTGACCAGGCCGTGGGCGCCGGGGCCCACGGTGGTGGTGATGTCCAGGGTGTCGCCGCCCACCAGACCGCCGGGCGGGTGCACCAGCACGTTGTGGCAGATGGCGTCGCCCTCGGGGTACAGGCTTTGCAGGATGCGCAGCGGCCCGTTGTGCTCGTAGCGGGCGACGGTGCGGGCGTTGTGCTCTGCCGTGTAGTCGAGCTGAAGGCGGGCGTGCCAAGACATGGGGTGATGGTCTGCTACGAAATGAGTAGCTGATTATGCCCTGCAGGCAAGCGGTAGAGACCTGTATGGGTGAAACGTGCCACCCGTTTTACCTACGCTGTTTGGCGTACGGGTGTCTGCACAGGCGCCTCCACGGGGGATGTCGGTTCGGCCGTGTACCAGCTGCGCAGCTTGCCGGGGTTGAGCAGGCCCTGCGGGTCAAAGCGGCGCTTCATGCCCACCACGGCCGGGTCCAGGTTGTTCTGCTTGCCGTCTTCTACGATGTACACGTGCGGGTTGTTGATCTGCACGCCATGGTCGCGGTAGATCTGCATGATCTGGTTCAGGCGCTCTTCGGTGGTGTAGCGGATGATCTGCAGGCCGCTGCAGTTGAAGGCGCCTTCCTTGGTGCGCAAGAACTCCAGGTGCATCATCACCTCGCCCTTCAGCGCGGCCTCCAGTGCGCGCACTTGCTTGAGCCGGTGCATGGGGTTGAAGCCGCTCTGGATGTAGGTCAGGCCCTTGTCCACCTTGAGGGCGTGCAGGGTGGTGTGGTTCCAGGTGTATTCGAGCAACGTCTTGTGGCTGCTGGCCACTTCGTCGGCCGTCTTGCGGTAGGTGACCTGGCCGCCGTGCTGGGCCACCATGTCGCGCATGCCCGCTTCGGAGTGCGGGGCCACCACCACCAAAACGGCATGGCAGCCTTCCGGCAGGTGCTCGGCCAGGCTGGTGAAGTACTGCGGGATGGGGGCGGCCACAAAACACACCTCTTTTTTCTCCAGCCCGGGGGCGCTGCCAAAGCGGTCGGCAAACTCTAGCGCAGCGTCAAACTGCTCGAAGGTGGCGATGCATTCGGTCCACGCCACGGCGGGGGTCAGGGCCACTTCCAACTCCAACACGATGCCGTTGGTGCCGTAGGTGTGGTGCAGCAGCATGGCCTCGGGGCCGCGCAGTTCGATGACTTGGGGCTCGGGCTCCACCGTCATGGCGCGCACGGCCAGCACATTGCCGGGCGCGGCCAGCGGGCCGTGGTTGATGGAGCCCGCACCGCCAAAGCCGCCGCCAAACAGCCCGCCCAGCGTGGCGCTGCGGTAGGTGCTGGGGAGCCAGCGCAGTTCTTGCCCGTGGGGCTTGGCCTGCGCGTCAAAGTCTGCCAGCCGGATGCCTGACTGCGCGCGGCCCACGCCGCCGCGCACCCAGCCAAAGGCGTTGTAGCCCGACAGGTCCAGGATCACGCCGCCGTGCAGCGGCGTGCTCTGCCCGTAGTTGCCAGTGCCGCTACCGCGCACGGTGAGGGGGATGCCCGCGCTGGCGCAGGCGGCTACCACCTGGCGGATTTCTGTTTCTGTGCGCGGGCGCACCGCGATGTCGCCGCGTTTGCCTGCCAGGTCTCGCTTGAGCACGGGGCTGAACCAGGCAAAGTCCTGTGAGAGGCGGCCCACGCGCAGCGGGTCGGCGATCCAGTCCAGGTCGGGCAGCAGGTCGGGCAGTTGTTGGGCGGTGGTGGTCATGTCGGTATCTCCTTGGCCTCTGGCGGCCGTTTTTGGCAAAAGGAAGCCCGTGCCGCGCGCCAGTGGCTGCGCGCGGTGCGTTGGCGATGGGGGGTGAAAGGTCTAGTCGTGCGACGTTTCGCTGGCGTGCCAGCCGCCCAGGGCGACGCGTGTGAGCCATGCCATCAGCACGAAGAGCGCGACGCCGGTGAGCGAGATCAGCAGCAGTGCAGCAAACATGCGCGGGATGTTGAGCTGAAAGCCCGCTTGCAGGATCTGGTACGCCAGCCCTGCACCTTGGCCCCCGGTGCCCGCCACGAACTCCGCCACCACAGCGCCGATGAGCGCCAGGCCGCTGGAGATGCGCAGCCCACCAAAGAAGTAGGGCAGCGCGCTGGGGATGCGCAGGCGCAGCAATGTCTGCAGCCGCGTGGCGCGGTTGAGCTGGAAGTAGCTTTGCAGATCCGGCTCCACACTGCGCAAGCCCAGTGTGGTGTTGCTGATGATGGGGAACAAGGCCACCAGTGCGGCGCAGATCACCATCGACGCCGTCGGGTCCTTCACCCAGATGATGATGAGCGGCGCCACGGCCACGATGGGGGTGACTTGCAACAGCACGGCGTAGGGGAAGAGCGCGGTCTCGATGCGTTTGCTCTGCACAAACAGGAACGAGATCAGTACGCCCGCCACGGTGGCCACCACAAAGGCCAGCACCGTGATCTTGACTGTGACCCACAGCGAGCCGCCCAGTGCGGCCCAGTCGGTGAACAGCGTCTTCATCATCAGGATGGGCGAAGGCACCAGGTAGGGCGGCAGCTCCATGGCCGTGACCAGGCCCTGCCAGAGCGCGATCAGCACCAGGCCGACCAGCACGGGGTAGACCACGCGTTGCACGCGGGGCTGGGCCATGAGTGGCGGGCGTTTGGGCGTTGTCTTGGTGGCAGGTTGGGCAGCGACTGGTGCAGGCGCCGAGCGCGGGGAGGCTGCGGGGTGGCCGGTGACCACGGGCGACGCCATGGGTGCGGAAGGGAAGGGGGTGCTCATGCCACGGTCTCCTCGGTGTCCACGCTGGCGCGCAGCAGGCTGTCCTGCAGCAGCTTGGCGTAGCGGCTGAATTCGGGCGACACCATGAAGTCGGCCGTGCGGGGGTAGGGCGCGTCGATGCGGAACTCTTCGACCAAGCGGCCGGGGCGCGCGGCCATCATGACCACGCGGCTGGAGAGGAACACCGCCTCGTGGATCGAGTGCGTCACAAAGATCACGGTGAGCTTCTTCTTGCGCCACAAGTTGAGCAGGTCGGCGTCGAGCTTGTGGCGCGTGATTTCGTCCAGCGCGCCAAAGGGCTCGTCCATCAGCAGCAGGTCAGGCTGGGTGACCAGGCCGCGGGCGATGGACACGCGCATCTGCATGCCGCCCGACAGCGCGCGGGGCAGGGCGTTGGCAAACTTTGACAAGCCCACCAGCGCCAGCGCTTCGGTCACGCGCGCATCGGCCTCGGCACCCGGCACGCCCGCCAGGTCCAGCGGCAGGCGCACATTGGTCTGCACACTGGCCCAGGGCATGAGCGTGGGGGACTGAAAGACAAACGCCATCTTTTTGCCGCTCTCGTCCAGCTGCGCCACGGGCTTGCGCCACAGGTGCAGGCGGCCATCGGTGGGCTCCAGCAGGCCCGCCACCATTTTTAGCAACGTGCTCTTGCCGCAGCCCGAGGGGCCGAGCAGGGTGACGAATTCGCCTTCCTCAATGGTCAGGTCCACCGGCAGCAGGGCCTGCGTGCCGTTGGGGTATGTTTTTTCGGCGGAGAGCACCTCCACCGCGGGCGTGGAGTGGGTCAGAGGTGCCTGGGTGTGTGCCAGTGGCGGAGAGTCAGCGGGGGATGTCATGGTCGCCTTTCGATGGATGCGGCCGGGCGTGCAAGGGAGCGCACCGGCCACTGTTTCAGGGCTGTCAGGGCTCAGGGCAGAACCTTGAGGTCTTTGACGAAGGCCGTGGTGTAGGTCTCTGTGAGCTTGACCTTGGCAGGGTCGATGAGCTTGGCCTCCACCAGGAAGTCGTAGCTGGCCTTGGCGCGCGCGTCGGTCATGATGCCGATGCCCATCGTGGCCGCGTCACCCCCGGTGGCCATGGCCATTTCCTTGAGCTTGGCCACGCTGTAGGCGAGCTGCTCGTCGTTCATGTTGGGGTTGTCTTTCTTGATGAGGGCGTTGGCGGGGGCTGGGTCGGCCAGGTAGCTCTTCCAGCCTTCCATCGATGCTTTTACGAACGAGGCCACGGCGGCGCTGCGGTCCTTCACCGTCTTTTCCATGCACGAGATGGTGGTGGCATAGGCGGGGTAGCCCTGGTCACTGAACATCAGCGTGTTGGCCTTGACGCCCGCCTTGGCAATCGCAAACGGCTCGGAGGTCAGGTAGCCCTGCTGGGCGCTGTTTTTGTCGGCGACGAAGGGCTGGATGTTGAAGGTGTAGGGGCGGGTCTGCGAATCGGTGAAGCCGTACTTGGCCTTGAGCCAGGGCCAGTAGCCGCGCTGGGCCGACGATGCGATCAGGATGGTCTTGCCCTTGAGGTCTTCGAACTTCTTGACGTCCTCGTGTGCGATGAGCACCTGCGGGTCCTTCTGGAACACAGCGGCCACGTTGACCACGGGCACGCCGCCTTCACGCATCTGGATCATCTGCAGGTCGCTCGATCCCATCACGCATTCGGCCTGGCCAGCGGCCATCATCTGCACGATGTTGACCTGCGGGCCGCCCATCTTGATGGTCACGTCCAGCCCGTACTTTTTGTACAGGCCTGTAGCCACCGCCTGGTAGAAGCCGCCATGCTCGGCCTGCGCGTACCAGTTGGTCATGTAAGTGAACTTTTCCTGCGCTTGGGCGGTGCTCGACATGGTGCCGATGGCACCAACAGCGAGCAGCGCGGTTGCA of the Acidovorax sp. 107 genome contains:
- a CDS encoding OsmC family protein, producing MTSSVYEAQKNLRAQYKQTPASALVTDEALTRGSNLADPFHSQVHVVNGGSAAIPFGVHSGVGGPYDAPCPGDLLCAALAACQESSIRMVANLMGIELTRLEVRVKATADLRGALGIELDVPVAFQSIVCDVHLLAHAGTPPDMLDKLRIAAQRCCVVGQTLLSPPPLQTTFHT
- a CDS encoding DUF4242 domain-containing protein, with the translated sequence MPTFVIERTVAGIGAASAADLQALSRTSCDVLSSMGPDLQWIQSHVTGDKVYCIYNATSEQQVREHARLSGFPVDSVARVVATIDPSTAQA
- a CDS encoding winged helix-turn-helix domain-containing protein, which translates into the protein MQDNYHFDRFEVRPAERVLLVDGAAAAIGARAFDLLVCLLAHRDRVVPKAEILDAVWPGMVVEENNLSVQISALRKLLGPRAIATIPGKGYRFALAPKPGNALQPSAARPVQEAAASRPTIAVLPFRVLSDDPHVGFLADGLAEDVIALLARVPGFVLISRASSFAFRGNAVALPEVARQLGVRFVVEGSVRPHRDLLRVSTQLIDAASGHVLWSGRFDRHRDQAVDLQEDIARGIMSELEPELTRAEIAHIRRQRPENLNVWAHYHQAIGSIAMQGWSRDAMTEARSQLRQGIALEPAFGLGHAHYALLTALSMNIGYLASDAPGTADEVLKAAQQAIELDDGSSEVLGYAGCALSDLGHHDRGIEVLQRALEIDPSNAQAHVALGASLVLKGQLERGIDTMRLGMRLSPRDRRLGFWKWALGLFLLRAERLDEALAEARSSAQHDPKFHLARILEAAVLDRQGHTEGAAAAVATARRLCPVLTPDEVAWTFGRRVRDRLVLWWGPPPAG
- a CDS encoding GAF domain-containing protein, with the translated sequence MHLLDYNPDDLDVTITELLVATSDSADHELPSVVSTVLQLLRNRMGMDVAFVSQFVDGRRTIQAVDSLSDFSPLEPGMSDPVEESWCQRVVEGRLPEKIDNAAPYIASGKAPDPGFPIGTHLSAPVRLAGGKVYGTLCCFSRGVKADGDIDRLRYSANLLAQKLSPQATESTF
- a CDS encoding urease accessory protein UreD — protein: MSWHARLQLDYTAEHNARTVARYEHNGPLRILQSLYPEGDAICHNVLVHPPGGLVGGDTLDITTTVGPGAHGLVTTPGATRFYRSTGPLALQRSHLTLAEGARLEWLPLEALCYSACHAENHLTLNLAPGAECMAWDVTALGLPHAGQPFEQGRFTQHLEVPGLWLERGVIDAADDRLLSSPLGLAGHRCMASMFFATGSSLDRARRDAALDAARAVMDQHPQVKATAGATSPNDRMVVVRVLAPQVEPAMKLLKAVRVAWRGVLWGLNGEAPRIWAM
- a CDS encoding FAD-binding oxidoreductase yields the protein MTTTAQQLPDLLPDLDWIADPLRVGRLSQDFAWFSPVLKRDLAGKRGDIAVRPRTETEIRQVVAACASAGIPLTVRGSGTGNYGQSTPLHGGVILDLSGYNAFGWVRGGVGRAQSGIRLADFDAQAKPHGQELRWLPSTYRSATLGGLFGGGFGGAGSINHGPLAAPGNVLAVRAMTVEPEPQVIELRGPEAMLLHHTYGTNGIVLELEVALTPAVAWTECIATFEQFDAALEFADRFGSAPGLEKKEVCFVAAPIPQYFTSLAEHLPEGCHAVLVVVAPHSEAGMRDMVAQHGGQVTYRKTADEVASSHKTLLEYTWNHTTLHALKVDKGLTYIQSGFNPMHRLKQVRALEAALKGEVMMHLEFLRTKEGAFNCSGLQIIRYTTEERLNQIMQIYRDHGVQINNPHVYIVEDGKQNNLDPAVVGMKRRFDPQGLLNPGKLRSWYTAEPTSPVEAPVQTPVRQTA
- a CDS encoding ABC transporter permease, with the protein product MSTPFPSAPMASPVVTGHPAASPRSAPAPVAAQPATKTTPKRPPLMAQPRVQRVVYPVLVGLVLIALWQGLVTAMELPPYLVPSPILMMKTLFTDWAALGGSLWVTVKITVLAFVVATVAGVLISFLFVQSKRIETALFPYAVLLQVTPIVAVAPLIIIWVKDPTASMVICAALVALFPIISNTTLGLRSVEPDLQSYFQLNRATRLQTLLRLRIPSALPYFFGGLRISSGLALIGAVVAEFVAGTGGQGAGLAYQILQAGFQLNIPRMFAALLLISLTGVALFVLMAWLTRVALGGWHASETSHD
- a CDS encoding ABC transporter ATP-binding protein; this translates as MTSPADSPPLAHTQAPLTHSTPAVEVLSAEKTYPNGTQALLPVDLTIEEGEFVTLLGPSGCGKSTLLKMVAGLLEPTDGRLHLWRKPVAQLDESGKKMAFVFQSPTLMPWASVQTNVRLPLDLAGVPGAEADARVTEALALVGLSKFANALPRALSGGMQMRVSIARGLVTQPDLLLMDEPFGALDEITRHKLDADLLNLWRKKKLTVIFVTHSIHEAVFLSSRVVMMAARPGRLVEEFRIDAPYPRTADFMVSPEFSRYAKLLQDSLLRASVDTEETVA
- a CDS encoding ABC transporter substrate-binding protein — protein: MMKTASRLSKIGATALLAVGAIGTMSSTAQAQEKFTYMTNWYAQAEHGGFYQAVATGLYKKYGLDVTIKMGGPQVNIVQMMAAGQAECVMGSSDLQMIQMREGGVPVVNVAAVFQKDPQVLIAHEDVKKFEDLKGKTILIASSAQRGYWPWLKAKYGFTDSQTRPYTFNIQPFVADKNSAQQGYLTSEPFAIAKAGVKANTLMFSDQGYPAYATTISCMEKTVKDRSAAVASFVKASMEGWKSYLADPAPANALIKKDNPNMNDEQLAYSVAKLKEMAMATGGDAATMGIGIMTDARAKASYDFLVEAKLIDPAKVKLTETYTTAFVKDLKVLP